From the genome of Corallococcus macrosporus DSM 14697:
ACGGCCTCAGAGGATGACCGCCGTGACCACTGCCTCCGCCGCGGACCGGCTGCTCGAAGCGATGCCCCTCCCCACCGCCATCCTCCGCGGCGAGCAGGTGCTACGGGTCAACACGGCGCTCGCCACCCTGCTGGGTGTTCCAGCGGCGGAGCTGGAGGCCCTGCCGCTCTCGGAGAGCATCCGCCGCTTCGTGCCGGAGGAGCGCGGCTGGGTGGAGCCGATGTACCAGACGCTCAGCCAGGGCGGACCGATACCCGAGCGGCCCGTCTGGGTCCGCGTCCAGCCGGCGCACGGCCCCCAGCGCACGTTGTCGGTGTGGCACGCGCCTGGGGCGCACGCGGACGAGCTGGTGGTGGTGCTGCTGGAGGCGGAGGCCGAGGACTCGGTGCGGCGCCTCACGGAGGCGCTGGTGGTGGCCGCCTCGACGATGCTGCGCTGCCGGGATGAGCGCTCGGTGCTGGAGACGGCCGTGGAGGCCATCTACCGCCAGGGCTTCTCCGTCTCCATCATGCGCGTGGAGGGGGACGCGTTCCGCTACGGGCCCGCGCGGCAGAGCCCCTTCAACGTCGCCGACGCCGAGGCCGTCTACGGCATGCCCCTGGACGCCGTGCGGATTCCCCGTCCGGCCCTGCCGCACCTGCTGGAGGTGCTCGAGCGGCGCAAGGCCGTCTTCCACCACGACATGCTCGGCGTGGCCCGCTATCCGGACGCCCCCGACGGGGTGGCGCCCGTCCACCAGCTCCATCCACCAGACACGCGCGGGCTGGACGCGCCCGTCCTCGTGGAGGGCCAGCCGTATGGCGTGCTCTGCGTGCAGGGCCCCGCCCTCACGCCCGCGGGCGCCAGCACCCTGGAGCTGTTCGCGCAGCTCGTGGGCGGCGCGCTGGAGAACGTGCGTCACCACCAGACGTCCGCGGTGCGGCTGGAGGAGGTGTCCCGGCTCCAGGACGAACTGGTGGCGCGCGAGCGGCTGGAGGTGCTGGGCGAGGCCGCGGGCGTCGTGGCCCACGAGGTCCGCAACCCGCTGGGCGCCATCCTCAACGCGGTGGCGGTGCTGCGCCGCGAGGCGCACCTGGGCCCCACGGGCCAGGCCGCGGTGGGCATGCTGGAGGAGGAGGCCATCCGGCTGGAGGACATCGTCCGGGACTTGCTGGACGTGGTGCGCCCGCTGGAGCCGCGCCCCCGGCCCGTGCAGCTCGGCGAGCTGGTGCGCCGCGCGCTGGGACAGATGCACGGCCCGCCGGACGCGCCCACGCTGCGCTTCAGCGTGGACGAGGCCGCGGGGACGCCAGCGCTCGAAGGTGACGAGACGCTGCTCCAGCTCGCGGTGACGCACCTGGTGCGCAACGCCGTGCAGGCCTCGCCCGCGGGCGGCAAGGTGCGGATGACGGTGGAGCCCGCGGACGGCGGCGTGCGCCTGGTGGTGGAGGACGAAGGGCCCGGCATCCCGGACGTGGACCCGCAGCGCGTCTTCCAGCCCTTCTTCCTCACGCGCGCCAATGGCCGCGGCCTGGGGCTGGCCATCGTCCGGCGCGTGGTGCTGGCGCACGAGGGCAGCGTGCGCGCCAGCAGCCGGCCCCGGGGCGGCGCTCGCTTCGAGCTGTGGCTGCCGCTGGTGCCTAGCCGTATGTCTCCCGTTTGATGCGCTTGTCGTCGATGCCCAGCGCGTGGAGGTGGCCCAGCACCGTCTCCATGAAGCGCGGCGTGGAGGGCGTGCGCGTCTCCAGCGCCTTGCGCCGGTCCCACGGCGTAATCGCCGGGCCGCACGCGTACACCAGGCACGTGTCCCGGTCCTGAATCAGCTCCTCCAGCAGGGCCTGGTGGACGCGGCCCTTGCGCACGTCGGCGCCGAAGCGCGACTCGTCCGTCTCCCGCGTGAGGGTGTGCACCACGCGCACGCGGTCGGGGTGCGCACGCGCCAGCGCGGCCAGCTCGTCGCCGTACAGCACGTCCCCCCACGTCTTGTTGGAGAAGAGGAAGGTGTGGCGCAGCTTCAGCCCCCGGTGGAGCGCGTCCTTGAGGATGGCGAAGTTGGGCACCGCGCCGGAGCCGGCCACCAGGTGGACGATGTGGCCGGTGCGCGCCTCCACGTCCTCTGGCAGCACGTAGGGCCCCATGAAGGCCATGACCTTCAGCCGCGCGCCGGTGAGGCGGCCGTGCACCAGGTAGGGCGACAGCAGCGGCGGATAGCGGGTGAGGCCGGGGATGAACTCCTCGTCCTTCACGGTGATGGCCACCAGCGGCTCGTGCGGCGCGGAGGCGAGCGAGTAGGAGCGCTGCGGCTCCTTGCGCCCCTTCTGCTCCTGGAGATAGGCGGACAGGCGCGCCAGCGCGGGGAACTGGTGCGGGTCGATGTTGAGGAACTGCCCGGCCTTGTAGTCCAGCGGCACCCCGCCGAAATCCAGGAACAGCGTCGCCGTGTCGTGCGTGTCCATGCGCACGTGGTCGACGGTGACCTCGTACTCCACGGGCTTCCTGGCGCGCGACGCGCGGACTTCGACCAGACTCATGCGCCCTCCCATAGCCAACCCGTGTGGAGGGTGGGAAGAGGGGAAGCAAAAACCGTCCCGCCCCCCAGTCCCACATGAGCGTTGGCTGTACGACGGCCTGCCCGGCAGACGAGGCGCCAGGACAGGAGAGGTGCTGACGCGCGACACTCATCGGAACTACATCTGCGGGTGGAGCGTTGAGGGCCTGGGACGACCGCCCCCCCCGAGCTAGAGGCGACCGACACGTGCTGCGCATTCTCTTCTTCCTGATGTCGAAGCTGCCAGAAGGCGCCCGCCAGCAGGTGGTCCGCGCCCTGATGGATGGCGTCTGGGACACCCTGGCGAACGAGAGGGTCCTGGGGCGGGAGCACCTCCCGGACCAGCCCTGCCTCTTCCTTTGCAACCACCTGTCCAACGCGGACGGCTTCACGCTGGACCGGGCCTTCCGGCCGCGCAAGGTCGTCTTCCTGGCCGGGGTGAAGCTGAAGACCACGGTGATGACGCGCCTGGCCTCGGAGACGATGGAGACCATCGCCATCAAGCCCAACTCGCCCGACATCGAGGCGATGCGGCGCGCGCTGGAGACGCTCAAGGCCGGCAAGTCGGTGCTCATCTTCCCGGAGGGCGCGCGCAGCCGCACCGGCGCGCTCACCCAGGCGAAGAAGGGCCTGTCGCTGATTGCCAGGCGCGCGGGGGTGCCGGTGGTGCCGGTGGCGCTGCAGGGCACGGAGAAGCTGATGCCCATCAACGACTCGGACATGGGCGGCGAGCGGCTGTTCAAGGCCGACGTCTTCGTGCGCTTCGGCCCGCCCTTCCGCGTGGAGGCGCTGGAGGCCGAGGTGGCGGGCGCCGAGGACCCGCGCCAGGCGCTGGTGGACGCGATGATGCGCCGGGTGGCGGAGCTGCTGCCGCCCGACTACCGCGGTGTCTATGCGGATGTCCCCGCTCCGCCAGCCCCGTCGCCGGACTGGGAGCGGCCTTCCGCGCCCGCGTCCTGAACTGAGGCATTGCGGCGCGCGCCGGGACGCGGACAATGGGCGCCCTCGTGACGCGCGCCCCCACCGACGAACAGCTCTTTGTCTCCACCCTCCCCGGCCTGGAGCCCGCCCTGGAGGCCGAGGCCTCCGCGCTGGGCTGGAGGCCCCACCGCGTGGAGGGCGGGGTGGCGCTGGAGGGCCCCGCCGGACTGCACCAGGACGCCAACCTGCGCCTTCGCTGCGCCAGCCGCGTGCTGCTGCGCGTGGGCAGCTTCCGCGCGGGTGACTCCGACGCGCTCGCGGACCGGCTGGCCGGACTGGATTTGTCTCACGTCTGGGATGGGCGGCTTCCTCCGAAGCTGTCGGTGAGCCTGCACCGCTCGCCGGTGCCCGGGCCGGACGTGGTGCTCTCCGCGGCGGCGTATGCGTGGGGGGTTCCCTCGGTGGAGCGCGCGGGGCCGCTCGACGAGGAGGGCGGAGGCCCGGGGCTGACGTTGCTGGTGCGCGTGGAGGGGGACGCCTTCACCGTGAGCGCCGACACCAGCGGAGAGGCCCTGCACCGGCGCGGCTACCGGCAGGAGGTCAGCCGCGCGCCGCTGCGTGAGACGCTGGCGGCGGGCATCCTCCGGCTGGCCGGCTACGACGGCACGCAGCCCCTGGTGGACCCCATGTGCGGCTCGGGCACGTTCCTGGTGGAGGCCGCGTGGATGGCCATGCACCGGGCACCGGGGCTGCTGCGCGCGTTCGCCTTCGAGGCCTTCCCTTCCTTCGACGCCGAGGCCTGGAGCCAACGCAAGGCGCGCGCGGAGGCGGAGGCCCTGCCCGCGCCCACGGCGGCGCTCCATGGCTATGACCTCAACGCGGGCTCGCTGGGGACGGCGCGGCGCAACGCTCGGCGCGCGGGCGTGACGCTCGCGCTGGAGCGGCAGGACGCGCGGACGCTGAAGGCGCCCGTGGCGGGTCCGGGGCTGGTGGTGGTGAATCCGCCCTATGGCAAGCGCGTGGGCGAAGCCGAGGATTTGCCCGCGCTGTACCGGGCGCTGGGGAACACGCTGCGCGGCGGCTTCGCGGGGTGGCGCGCGGCGGTCATCCTTCCGGACGAGGCGGCCCTGGTGAAGGCGCTGGGACTCGCGGGCGCGCGGAGCCTCCCGGTGAAGAACGGCGGGCTCCGGTGCCGGTTGCTGCTGACGGAGCCCTCGGCGGGACGCTCGTGAGCGCGGGCGGTGGGCCGCACCTCGCCGCCGGACCGTGGTTCACGCCCTTCGAGCCGCAGCCCCTCGCGGACGAGCTCCCGGAGCGCTTCCCGAGCCCCTTCGACGAGGGGGCGCCCCACGCGCTGGCATGCCGGGCGGCGGAGTGGCTTCAGCGCGAGCTCCGGGCGGGCCGGCTCGCGCCCGGGCTTCCGGCCTCGTGTCTCGACACCACCGCCGGTGGGAAGATGTTCGGCGTCCTCGCCGTCCGAGCGCCTGACGGACGCATCGGGTTCCTCCGCGCCTTCTCTGGGATGCTGGAGGGTCGTTGGGACCTGCCTGGCTTCGTGCCTCCCCTCTTCATTCGTGACGCGCGGGAGCAACTGGAGCCCTCGGGCGAGGCCTTGGTGAAGCGCCTGATGGCCCGCGAGGAGGCTTTCCGGCAATCGCCCGAGCGTGCCGCCCTCCTCGCGGAAGATGACGCGTTGGTGGCGCGCCACGCGGAGGCTCGCGCGGCGCTGCGTGCCACGCACGACGCCCGGAAGAAGCAGCGCCACGCGCGGCGCGCGGATATCGCGGCCTCGGCAGGACTGAGTGAGGACGCGAGGCGGGCGGCGGTGCATGCGCTCGACCAGGAGAGCCGGAGGGACAAGGCGGAGCTGCGCGGGCTGGAGGCGGAGCACGACGAGGCGCGACGGACGCTCTCACCGCTGCGGGCCCGCCTGGAGCGGCGGCTGCGCGCCATGGAGCGGCTGCGGCGCATCGTCTGCCGTGCACTGATGAAGCGCCTGCACGACACCTACGTGGTG
Proteins encoded in this window:
- a CDS encoding ATP-binding protein, which codes for MTAVTTASAADRLLEAMPLPTAILRGEQVLRVNTALATLLGVPAAELEALPLSESIRRFVPEERGWVEPMYQTLSQGGPIPERPVWVRVQPAHGPQRTLSVWHAPGAHADELVVVLLEAEAEDSVRRLTEALVVAASTMLRCRDERSVLETAVEAIYRQGFSVSIMRVEGDAFRYGPARQSPFNVADAEAVYGMPLDAVRIPRPALPHLLEVLERRKAVFHHDMLGVARYPDAPDGVAPVHQLHPPDTRGLDAPVLVEGQPYGVLCVQGPALTPAGASTLELFAQLVGGALENVRHHQTSAVRLEEVSRLQDELVARERLEVLGEAAGVVAHEVRNPLGAILNAVAVLRREAHLGPTGQAAVGMLEEEAIRLEDIVRDLLDVVRPLEPRPRPVQLGELVRRALGQMHGPPDAPTLRFSVDEAAGTPALEGDETLLQLAVTHLVRNAVQASPAGGKVRMTVEPADGGVRLVVEDEGPGIPDVDPQRVFQPFFLTRANGRGLGLAIVRRVVLAHEGSVRASSRPRGGARFELWLPLVPSRMSPV
- a CDS encoding THUMP domain-containing class I SAM-dependent RNA methyltransferase; the protein is MGALVTRAPTDEQLFVSTLPGLEPALEAEASALGWRPHRVEGGVALEGPAGLHQDANLRLRCASRVLLRVGSFRAGDSDALADRLAGLDLSHVWDGRLPPKLSVSLHRSPVPGPDVVLSAAAYAWGVPSVERAGPLDEEGGGPGLTLLVRVEGDAFTVSADTSGEALHRRGYRQEVSRAPLRETLAAGILRLAGYDGTQPLVDPMCGSGTFLVEAAWMAMHRAPGLLRAFAFEAFPSFDAEAWSQRKARAEAEALPAPTAALHGYDLNAGSLGTARRNARRAGVTLALERQDARTLKAPVAGPGLVVVNPPYGKRVGEAEDLPALYRALGNTLRGGFAGWRAAVILPDEAALVKALGLAGARSLPVKNGGLRCRLLLTEPSAGRS
- a CDS encoding lysophospholipid acyltransferase family protein, which translates into the protein MLRILFFLMSKLPEGARQQVVRALMDGVWDTLANERVLGREHLPDQPCLFLCNHLSNADGFTLDRAFRPRKVVFLAGVKLKTTVMTRLASETMETIAIKPNSPDIEAMRRALETLKAGKSVLIFPEGARSRTGALTQAKKGLSLIARRAGVPVVPVALQGTEKLMPINDSDMGGERLFKADVFVRFGPPFRVEALEAEVAGAEDPRQALVDAMMRRVAELLPPDYRGVYADVPAPPAPSPDWERPSAPAS
- a CDS encoding oxidoreductase translates to MSLVEVRASRARKPVEYEVTVDHVRMDTHDTATLFLDFGGVPLDYKAGQFLNIDPHQFPALARLSAYLQEQKGRKEPQRSYSLASAPHEPLVAITVKDEEFIPGLTRYPPLLSPYLVHGRLTGARLKVMAFMGPYVLPEDVEARTGHIVHLVAGSGAVPNFAILKDALHRGLKLRHTFLFSNKTWGDVLYGDELAALARAHPDRVRVVHTLTRETDESRFGADVRKGRVHQALLEELIQDRDTCLVYACGPAITPWDRRKALETRTPSTPRFMETVLGHLHALGIDDKRIKRETYG